The following is a genomic window from Thermotoga sp..
AAGGGCATCTTAACCGAGTTATTGCTCTGGAAAGAGAAGCTGATCAGCTCAAGGCAAAGTTGAAAAGGATCTACCAGAAGATCAAGTACTCCTACTTCGAAAAGGATGATTTTCTCTACATAGTGCACAAATCGGACGAGATACTCGATATTGTGAGAGACGTGGTCATCATGCTGGATATGAACAAAGTGGATGAAATCCCGAAGGATGTGAGGGACTGCTTTGTGGAGCTTGTTGATAGTGTTCTGAACGCGATCAAAGAGACGGTAGAGGCCGTTGAGCAACTGAGGGTTTTGGCGGAGACGGGTTTCTCCCCCATCGAGGAGGAGAGGGAAAGGAGGGAGGTGTTCGATGTCTCCATGGAGGAAAGGGAAGTAGACACCATCTCCAGGAATCTCGGAAAGAAGCTCTACTCTTTGAAGAACTCCATGAATCCGGTTGACCTCATCTTTCTGAACAAGATAGCGCGCCTCATCTCGAAGATTGCGGACCAGGGGAAGGATATAACGAAGAGAATAAACTCTGCAATTTTGAAGTGAAGGAGGGAGCATCATGTTGATACTCGTTGTGGCTGGAGTTCTCGGATTTATAATGGCGTTTTCCATAGGAGCCAACGATGTAGCGAACTCCATGGCAACTGCCGTGGGCGCTAGAGCAATCACCGTCAGACAGGCTTCTTTGATAGCGATGTTTCTCGAGTTT
Proteins encoded in this region:
- a CDS encoding DUF47 domain-containing protein, which codes for MRFIEKMIPEESPIQLLIGLARRGETAVVLLKDAIQDYFAGKFGEGHLNRVIALEREADQLKAKLKRIYQKIKYSYFEKDDFLYIVHKSDEILDIVRDVVIMLDMNKVDEIPKDVRDCFVELVDSVLNAIKETVEAVEQLRVLAETGFSPIEEERERREVFDVSMEEREVDTISRNLGKKLYSLKNSMNPVDLIFLNKIARLISKIADQGKDITKRINSAILK